A window of the Pseudoliparis swirei isolate HS2019 ecotype Mariana Trench chromosome 13, NWPU_hadal_v1, whole genome shotgun sequence genome harbors these coding sequences:
- the LOC130203978 gene encoding SH3 and PX domain-containing protein 2B-like, protein MKFLESYCDKLLKCDPTVTQSSMVFQFFVPKDHDLQSDFTKNSIMILLSDDLPDGSGEGGSDLAGSVTHPFVTQTYRCVAAYETKDTKNRPFKTSVDEKLDVLIKDPTGWWLVENEDKLLAWFPAPYLELWEGEDDEDAGFQLAGALYCAVRSYSTKKDDEVSVLIGSVVEVLRKSDNGWWLIRFNGKSGYIPSMNLKPYNNPRAGLYSLQRKLHSSTLNLATGMEPQAPRPPGSNNENRPRLYSLGQTTGEPSVPGHLQKARSLDVLSENWSPTLSKNDASNSDSRARSPSNTSNESSFSDYSSSESSTPTDSRTASFQPGSSDLTVSDRRGSNTSLDSSKSLGSKGSEAASITPRVPPRPKTEEILTRCTTMTRKAALANKTRLQISRS, encoded by the exons ATGAAGTTCTTGGAGAGCTACTGCGACAAGCTGTTGAAGTGCGACCCAACGGTGACTCAGAGCTCCATGGTTTTTCAGTTCTTCGTGCCCAAAGATCACGACCTGCAGTCGGACTTCACCAAGAACAG caTCATGATCCTTCTGTCTGATGATCTGCCTGATGGCTCAGGTGAAGGAGGCAGTGAT cTTGCAGGCAGCGTCACTCACCCGTTTGTCACCCAGACGTACCGCTGCGTGGCCGCTTACGAGACAAAGGACACCAAGAACCGTCCATTTAAGACCTCTGTGGACGAGAAGCTGGATGTTTTGATTAAAGACCCTACAG GTTGGTGGCTGGTGGAGAACGAGGACAAGCTCTTGGCTTGGTTTCCTGCTCCCTACCTGGAGTTATGGGAAGGAGAGGACGATGAGGATGCTGGATTCCAGCTTGCAG GTGCCCTGTACTGCGCAGTGAGGAGTTACTCAACCAAGAAGGATGATGAGGTGTCAGTGCTCATTGGCTCAGTGGTGGAAGTGCTGAGGAAGTCTGACAACGGCTGGTGGCTCATCAGGTTCAATGGCAAATCAGGTTACATCCCCTCCATGAACCTGAAACCATACAACAACCCACGGGCAGGCCTTTACAGTCTGCAGAGAAAGCTGCACAGTTCCACTCTGAACCTGGCAACCGGCATGGAACCTCAGGCTCCTCGTCCACCCGGCAGCAATAACGAAAACAGGCCACGGTTGTATTCCCTAGGTCAGACAACAGGGGAGCCTAGTGTGCCAGGGCATCTCCAAAAGGCCCGATCTCTGGATGTCCTATCTGAGAACTGGTCGCCAACACTGTCGAAGAACGACGCCTCAAACTCAGACAGTCGTGCACGAAGCCCGAGCAACACAAGCAACGAGAGCAGCTTCTCAGACTATTCAAGCAGTGAATCATCGACTCCCACCGACAGTCGCACAGCCTCGTTCCAGCCTGGTTCTAGTGACCTCACTGTCTCTGACCGCCGCGGATCCAACACTAGCCTTGACAGCTCAAAATCCTTGGGCTCCAAAGGCAGTGAGGCGGCTTCAATCACTCCCAGGGTGCCACCCAGGCCGAAAACAGAGGAGATCCTGACCCGCTGCACCACCATGACCCGCAAGGCAGCCCTGGCCAACAAGACCCGACTTCAGATCAGCCGGAGTTGA
- the LOC130203702 gene encoding NADPH oxidase organizer 1-like, whose amino-acid sequence MAGEQRFVMSARIIGAVYRDSPKLKMFMICVLWSDQTEIVVYRSFKDFKKFHMQLKKRFPHMNPFRKNNRVIPTFRGQARRNSLQQNGSKRSVQRMKFLESYCDKLLKCDPTVTQSSMVFQFFVPKDHDLQSDFTKNSIMILLSDDLPDGSGEGGCDVRGQLAGSVTHPFVTQTYCCVAAYETKDTKNRPFKTSVDEKLDVLIKDPTGWWLVENEDKLLAWFPAPYLELWEGEDDEDAGFQLAGALYCAVRSYSTKKDDEVSVLIGSVVEVLRKSDNGWWLIRFNGKSGYIPSMNLKPYNNPRAGLYSLQRKLHSSTLNLATGMEPQAPRPPGSNNQNRPRLFSLGQTTGEPSVPGHLQKARSLDVLSENWSPTLSKNDASNSDSRARSPSNTSNESSFSDYSSSESSTPTDSPTASFQPGSSDLTVSDRRGSNTSLDSSKSLGSKGSEAASITPRVPPRPKTEEILTRCTTMTRKAALANKTRLQISRS is encoded by the exons ATGGCTGGTGAACAACGCTTTGTGATGAGTGCCCGCATTATCGGAGCCGTCTACAGGGACTCCCCAAAACTGAAG ATGTTTATGATATGTGTGTTGTGGTCTGACCAGACTGAAATCGTTGTCTACAGGTCCTTCAAGGATTTCAAGAAATTTCAT ATGCAGCTGAAAAAGAGGTTCCCTCACATGAACCCTTTCAGGAAAAACAACAGAGTGATCCCTACATTTAGAG GGCAGGCCAGGAGGAACAGCCTCCAGCAGAACGGATCCAAGCGATCTGTCCAACGCATGAAGTTCTTGGAGAGCTACTGCGACAAGCTGTTGAAGTGCGACCCAACGGTGACTCAGAGCTCCATGGTTTTTCAGTTCTTCGTGCCCAAAGATCACGACCTGCAGTCGGACTTCACCAAGAACAG caTCATGATCCTTCTGTCTGATGATCTGCCTGATGGCTCAGGTGAAGGAGGCTGTGATGTGAGGGGCCAGCTTGCAGGCAGCGTCACTCACCCGTTTGTCACCCAGACGTACTGCTGCGTGGCCGCTTACGAGACAAAGGACACCAAGAACCGTCCATTTAAGACCTCTGTGGACGAGAAGCTGGATGTTTTGATTAAAGACCCTACAG GTTGGTGGCTGGTGGAGAACGAGGACAAGCTCTTGGCTTGGTTTCCTGCTCCCTACCTGGAGTTATGGGAAGGAGAGGACGATGAGGATGCTGGATTCCAGCTTGCAG GTGCCCTGTACTGCGCAGTGAGGAGTTACTCAACCAAGAAGGATGATGAGGTGTCAGTGCTCATTGGCTCAGTGGTGGAAGTGCTGAGGAAGTCTGACAACGGCTGGTGGCTCATCAGGTTCAATGGCAAATCAGGTTACATCCCCTCCATGAACCTGAAACCATACAACAACCCACGGGCAGGCCTTTACAGTCTGCAGAGAAAGCTGCACAGTTCCACTCTGAACCTGGCAACCGGCATGGAACCTCAGGCTCCTCGTCCACCCGGCAGCAATAACCAAAACAGGCCACGGTTGTTTTCCCTAGGTCAGACAACAGGGGAGCCTAGTGTGCCAGGGCATCTCCAAAAGGCCCGATCTCTGGATGTCCTATCTGAGAACTGGTCGCCAACACTGTCGAAGAACGACGCCTCAAACTCAGACAGTCGTGCACGAAGCCCGAGCAACACAAGCAACGAGAGCAGCTTCTCAGACTATTCAAGCAGTGAATCATCGACTCCCACCGACAGTCCCACAGCCTCGTTCCAGCCTGGTTCTAGTGACCTCACTGTCTCTGACCGCCGCGGATCCAACACTAGCCTTGACAGCTCAAAATCCTTGGGCTCCAAAGGCAGTGAGGCGGCTTCAATCACTCCCAGGGTGCCACCCAGGCCGAAAACAGAGGAGATCCTGACCCGCTGCACCACCATGACCCGCAAGGCAGCCCTGGCCAACAAGACCCGACTTCAGATCAGCCGGAGTTGA